A single genomic interval of Gossypium raimondii isolate GPD5lz chromosome 11, ASM2569854v1, whole genome shotgun sequence harbors:
- the LOC105802390 gene encoding phytyl ester synthase 2, chloroplastic: MAAISASTYPAAGVSPFSQRRATSSYRGIRNLSRILAVSTERGGRGTGFGENGKHEKQKLNQKVVKEESEVKPNIYANPEKIPEFEEDKKWLRDYFEECKEMIRSDGGPPRWFSPLECSSSTSPDCPLLLFLPGIDGTGLGLIMHHHKLGKMFNVWCLHIPVQDRTPFNELVKIVERTVRSENYRSPNRPIYLVGESIGACLAISVAARNPDMDLVLVLSNPATSFSQSQLQPLIPLLEMMPDQFPINLPYIFSLATSNPLRVLMDNVVKRGPLPQIIGELSQDLATMSSYLPVLADTVPRQTLLWKLNLLKSGSACGNSCLHAVKAQLLILCSGRDQLLPSQEESQRLQKALPDCEIRMFEESGHFLFLEDNVDLVTIIKGASFYRRGKHFDCASDFMPPTPSEFKKLHDSISWVLTATSPVMLSTLEDGKVVRGLAGIPSEGPVLFVGYHMLMGFEVIPLVAQIMMERNILVRGIAHPAMFVRVKDRRPPEPELSDFDVIRVMGAVPVSAANFYKLMSSKSHALLYPGGVREALHRKGEEYKLFWPDKSEFVRMAARFGAKIIPFGVVGEDDFAEIILDYNDLMKIPWRREEIERVTSRTAKLRTDASGEIANQQMHIPWVLPKFPGRFYYYFGKPILTEEMKVELREKKKCDEMYLHIKSEVEGCIDFLKNKREKDPYRNLLSRVLYQASHPGSTSPFHLPSFDL, translated from the exons ATGGCGGCCATTTCAGCTTCTACATACCCCGCCGCCGGCGTATCGCCATTCTCTCAGCGGAGAGCCACCTCCTCATACCGAGGAATACGGAATCTCAGTCGGATTTTAGCTGTTTCAACAGAGCGGGGTGGGAGAGGAACCGGTTTTGGAGAGAATGGAAAGCACGAGAAGCAGAAACTGAATCAGAAAGTGGTGAAGGAAGAAAGTGAGGTGAAACCTAATATTTACGCAAATCCGGAGAAGATACCGGAGTTTGAGGAAGATAAAAAGTGGTTAAGGGATTACTTTGAAGAGTGTAAAGAGATGATCAGATCGGACGGCGGTCCGCCTCGTTGGTTCTCACCTTTGGAGTGTTCTTCTTCTACCTCGCCAGATTGTCCCCTGCTTCTGTTTTTGCCTG GGATTGATGGCACCGGGCTTGGACTTATAATGCATCATCATAAGCTAGGAAA GATGTTCAATGTTTGGTGCTTGCATATTCCAGTGCAGGATAGAACTCCGTTTAATG AGCTAGTGAAGATTGTGGAAAGAACAGTTAGGTCAGAGAACTATAGGTCGCCAAACAGGCCAATATATCTTGTTGGAGAGTCTATTGGAGCATGCCTTGCCATTTCTGTCGCAGCTCGGAATCCAGACATGGACCTTGTACTTGTTTTGTCTAATCCAG CAACATCTTTTAGTCAGTCACAGTTGCAACCACTAATACCTCTACTGGAGATGATGCCCGATCAGTTCCCAATTAATCTCCCTTACATATTTAGTTTAGCAACAA GTAATCCTTTGAGGGTGCTGATGGATAACGTTGTGAAAAGAGGTCCTCTGCCCCAAATTATTGGAGAGCTATCACAAGATCTTGCTACAATGTCATCATACCTCCCA GTTCTGGCTGATACTGTACCCAGACAAACGCTTCTATGGAAGCTAAACTTGCTCAAATCTGGTTCTGCATGTGGCAACTCATGCCTTCATGCAGTTAAAGCTCAGTTGCTGATACTTTGCAG TGGAAGAGATCAGCTGTTGCCTAGTCAAGAAGAAAGTCAAAGACTTCAAAAGGCACTACCAGATTGTGAGATTCGTATGTTTGAAGAAAGTGGTCATTTTCTCTTCCTG GAAGATAATGTTGATTTGGTCACAATCATCAAGGGAGCTTCTTTCTACCGCCGCGGGAAGCACTTTGACTGTGCCTCAGATTTCATGCCACCAACACCTAGTGAATTCAAAAAGCTACATGATTCGATTAG CTGGGTTCTTACAGCAACCAGCCCTGTGATGCTCTCAACATTAGAAGATGGGAAGGTGGTCAGAGGACTTGCGGGAATTCCATCTGAGGGACCAGTCTTGTTTGTCGGCTATCACATGTTAATGGGATTTGAAGTTATTCCATTGGTAGCTCAAATTATGATGGAGAGAAATATTCTAGTTCGTGGGATCGCACATCCAGCGATGTTTGTAAGAGTGAAAGACAGAAGGCCGCCGGAGCCGGAGCTATCAGATTTTGACGTAATTAGAGTAATGGGTGCAGTGCCTGTCTCAGCAGCAAACTTTTACAAACTTATGTCCTCAAAATCTCATGCTCTGCTGTACCCTGGTGGCGTACGTGAAGCCCTTCATAGGAAG GGCGAAGAATACAAGCTATTTTGGCCAGATAAATCTGAGTTTGTTAGGATGGCAGCCAGATTTGGAGCCAAAATTATTCCTTTCGGTGTTGTTGGAGAGGATGATTTCGCTGAG ATTATTTTGGATTACAATGACCTAATGAAGATTCCATGGAGGAGGGAAGAAATAGAACGCGTTACAAGTCGGACTGCAAAACTgcg GACTGATGCAAGTGGTGAGATTGCAAACCAACAAATGCATATACCATGGGTGCTACCAAAATTTCCTGGCcggttttattattatttcggGAAGCCGATTTTGACCGAAG AGATGAAGGTGGAGCTAAGGGAGAAGAAGAAATGTGATGAAATGTATTTACATATAAAGTCAGAGGTGGAGGGTTgcattgatttcttgaaaaacaaaagagaaaaggatCCTTATAGAAATCTATTATCTCGGGTGTTGTACCAAGCCTCTCATCCTGGTTCTACCTCTCCCTTTCATCTTCCATCTTTTGACCTCTGA
- the LOC105802397 gene encoding glutathione S-transferase U17 has translation MAKSDGKVKVMGRWQCPFTMRARIALNIKSVNYELVEARPWDGQSQVLHESKSNPVMVHGDKSICESLNIVEYIDEIWPYAPSIVPSDPLQRVTARFWAGYLKDQWFPSLKAIGTAEGEDTRKAAIRQVEKGLVLLEGAFGKCSKRKAFFGGDQIEYLDIAFGCFLCLLRVEEKVNGIKLLSETKTPNLLKWAHRFCSNAVVKDVMPTIESLIESDEIIMGRMKGVASPASKL, from the exons atGGCAAAGAGTGATGGGAAGGTGAAAGTAATGGGCAGATGGCAGTGCCCATTTACGATGAGGGCAAGGATCGCCCTTAACATCAAGTCTGTCAACTATGAGTTGGTTGAGGCGAGGCCATGGGATGGCCAAAGCCAGGTCCTTCACGAATCAAAGTCAAACCCAGTCATGGTTCATGGTGATAAGTCCATCTGTGAGTCTCTCAATATTGTCGAATACATCGACGAGATTTGGCCTTATGCTCCCTCCATTGTTCCTTCTGATCCTCTTCAACGTGTCACTGCTCGGTTCTGGGCTGGCTATCTTAAAGACCAG TGGTTTCCTTCCTTGAAAGCTATTGGTACTGCTGAAGGAGAGGATACAAGGAAAGCAGCAATAAGGCAAGTGGAGAAAGGGTTAGTACTGCTGGAGGGGGCATTTGGCAAGTGTAGCAAAAGGAAGGCATTCTTTGGaggggatcaaattgaataccTTGACATCGCATTTGGGTGCTTTCTATGCTTGCTAAGAGTGGAAGAAAAAGTGAATGGGATCAAGTTGCTTAGTGAAACCAAGACACCTAATTTGCTTAAATGGGCTCACAGATTTTGCTCCAATGCTGTCGTTAAGGATGTCATGCCTACGATAGAAAGTCTTATAGAATCTGATGAGATTATTATGGGTAGAATGAAAGGAGTGGCTTCTCCCGCTtccaaattatga
- the LOC105802395 gene encoding serine/threonine-protein kinase PBS1 encodes MAAQTFTYRQLAKATKNFRSESMIGQGGFGAVYKGILESSGQVVAIKKLDKTGLQGEKEFLVEFLMLSLLHHPNLVNLIGYCAEGDQRLLVYEYMPQGSLEDHLHYLTSDQKPLDWNTRMKIAVGAAQGLEYLHRGASPPVIYRDLKSSNILLGEGFIPKLSDFGFAKFGPSGDKSYVSTRVMGTHGYCAPEYLASGKLTTKSDIFSFGVVLLELITGRKAFDESRGREERFLVDWVRPFKDEMNITNLADPLLRGHFSKPTLKKALEVALMCIEENANSRPSICDVVLALDYFNTHPYDSNEAKRDNPEGLENNGSPNKTTRMLDVDSERERAVAEAKMWGESWRGKKGPVG; translated from the exons ATGGC GGCTCAGACTTTTACATATCGACAACTGGCAAAGGCGACAAAAAATTTCAGATCAGAATCCATGATCGGGCAAGGTGGATTCGGGGCTGTATATAAAGGAATATTAGAAAGTAGTGGTCAG GTTGTAGCTATTAAGAAACTTGACAAGACTGGTCTCCAAGGAGAAAAGGAGTTCCTTGTGGAGTTCCTCATGCTTTCACTTTTGCATCACCCCAATCTTGTCAATTTGATTGGTTACTGTGCCGAAGGGGATCAGCGCCTACTTGTCTACGAGTACATGCCACAGGGATCCTTGGAAGATCACCTCCATT ATCTTACATCTGATCAGAAACCTTTGGACTGGAACACAAGAATGAAAATAGCTGTTGGTGCAGCCCAAGGGTTGGAATATCTTCACCGTGGAGCCAGTCCTCCTGTTATATATAGAGATTTAAAATCATCTAACATACTATTAGGTGAGGGCTTCATCCCAAAACTCTCTGATTTTGGGTTTGCAAAATTTGGTCCAAGCGGAGATAAATCATATGTTTCCACCAGGGTCATGGGAACCCATGGTTACTGTGCACCCGAGTACCTGGCTAGTGGAAAATTGACTACCAAGTCTGACATCTTTAGTTTTGGGGTAGTCCTATTGGAGCTCATAACTGGACGTAAAGCTTTCGATGAGAGCCGTGGTCGTGAAGAACGATTCCTTGTTGATTGG GTACGACCGTTTAAAGATGAAATGAACATTACGAACTTAGCAGATCCACTGCTGAGAGGTCACTTTTCAAAACCTACCTTGAAGAAGGCTCTAGAAGTGGCCTTGATGTGCATCGAAGAAAATGCTAATTCCAGACCCTCTATTTGTGATGTAGTGCTTGCTCTGGATTATTTTAATACCCATCCATACGACTCAAACGAAGCCAAAAGGGATAACCCCGAAGGGCTTGAGAACAATGGCTCTCCAAACAAAACGACTAGGATGTTAGACGTTGATTCCGAAAGAGAACGAGCTGTTGCCGAGGCCAAGATGTGGGGAGAGAGTTGGAGAGGGAAAAAAGGACCAGTAGGATAG
- the LOC105802388 gene encoding protein ESSENTIAL FOR POTEXVIRUS ACCUMULATION 1, translating into MADGKLDLPDDLLPSKIGSDHFAKDEAWDRNLEEKGLTGLLDDNKDQPTSESSIPLSPQWLYSKVAEAKTLTVGASGDTKTPNLLPHGTPGDPNLKDSWRLDSSQDKKEWRRTAPDLESSRHWREEERETSLLGRRDRRKEDRRTDISSTMDAPENRTLLSSERRQDVSNRSSGHESRRDNKWSSRWGLEDKEKDSRNEKRTDAKKEDAPSDKHALAGGGRTASERENDSRDKWRPRHRLEVHAGGSASYRSAPGFGLERGRVERSNVGFAAGRGRPNSNASLQIGRPQPASVIGALPVDKNMTLNAYSYPRGKLLDMYRKQRTASNFDNLPDEMDHLSTVTQKEIVVPLAFVPPDAEEEAVLGEIWKGKTISSEVVYNSFMDASEGKECFSVNRKDSVEPGEKAAVNNNFEGSHAETFYVSDSQMIMSKEMNSSKGGQRCMPPSDLDVTNALGSDREMGGSTNYMDELKSFDNRQVADLKIQDSNVKANGSSLKFGGGELPEDSSSLFGFPSLQPTLGCNSINVEGNIPAHSLESAMPPEDMSLCYLDPQGVIQGPYLGIDIISWFEQGYFGTDLPVRLANAPDGSPFQELGEVMPHLRMNRGLASSVSAVTRMRVPDRFEGSLEETISSSAAASAQGSAIGREQQQSLSPFETSGTNFHLRGPSQSYNSEHQFYEDPNIHNFAVAQADEIVFPGRPGSAGVDPLKVSAEMQDPLRHPASHLSIANEFSKTNAPHRGDELLPEAWSDDHRRNAVFDPNIHLGTTGARPLSHRDQEHKGLDLVQHLMSQKLPNEPLQEKNNFFHALPHSTGFGVEHIHSFDLMQSKNLNHQQSVHHSAPHMEHVLELQFEQQRQLELQRQQHQLELQRQQQLEHQRQQQLEHQRQQQLEHQRQQQLELQRQQQLELQQHQRLLELQRQQQLELQQHQRQLELQRQQELRHHQIELLQQLQQQHLQQQNSQAQQILLDQLLEHQISDPGYGQDVFDAARDIQLDQVQLQRHLLSELQNNSQASRHLDPSLEQIIQAKINQSAVQGQQADFLDFMSQAKYGNMLPLEHQLRLQREQFQVQQLSRALSQQLGMEEDRQLAGSLSVDEVGQFVRNPGIHPRAQSMELNGSDLHQKRLSSFEEQISNSKRNHALREQQQRGTFDPSHTAFARSVHSAAAPGMKVDNVNSLDIAEHLYMHSNNQPGPFSSGNHSFSQQTLGDVYASRPDLVYHSGENEQLENSWAGKQMQQLNLEADLQRRESEVDSSTWASAGGIHEKSKKALMDLLHQKLGIQSTRSSEGDYQYSTSSSRGRESFWPVSEPQASNFHVNNSYLEGPQNSNSGALLQDHLFGVAASGGVNQVVNCERMPHKSNPGSFAEDQSLLLGAEDLSSSIYADASLVSKSAVDKELGELEGKEKKNGLKSMISRSGSLSGSEDNILEQVEMPLDCADLQSRTHIRHSSLSTGGNGRLYSNEIGLEKSVEDRPNERLLSGVPKGVDKVAQISSSQDVFSDQNTVPFVKQKSLTSQAKRTVETEASGKKDVSMRRTSSYNEAAVSEASFMEILKKPALHGAEVPVYGSAFEPPSSDGASQAGRSGKKKGKKGRQIDPALLGFKVTSNRILMGEIHRLDD; encoded by the exons ATGGCTGACGGGAAACTCGATCTACCTGATGATCTCTTACCCTCAAAAATCGGCTCTGACCACTTCGCTAAAG ATGAAGCTTGGGATAGGAACTTGGAGGAGAAAGGACTGACGGGGCTACTTGATGATAACAAAg ATCAACCAACTTCGGAGAGCAGCATACCTCTGTCCCCACAGTGGCTCTACTCTAAAGTAGCCGAAGCAAAGACATTAACTGTTGGAGCATCTGGG GATACAAAAACTCCGAATTTGTTGCCTCATGGAACCCCTGGCGACCCGAATCTGAAAGATAGTTGGCGTTTAGATAGTTCTCAGGACAAGAAAGAATGGAGGAGGACTGCACCTGATCTTGAAAGCAGCCGACACTGGCGTGAAGAGGAGAGGGAAACAAGCTTACTTGGTCGAAGAGATCGCAGAAAAGAAGACCGTCGCACTGATATTTCTTCAACAATGGATGCTCCTGAAAATAGGACTTTGTTGTCTTCAGAACGACGTCAAGATGTTAGTAATCGTAGTTCAGGGCATGAATCTCGAAGGGACAACAAGTGGTCTTCGAGATGGGGTCTTGAAGACAAAGAAAAGGATTCTCGAAATGAGAAGAGGACAGATGCTAAGAAGGAAGATGCCCCTTCTGACAAACATGCACTTGCCGGTGGGGGGCGCACAGCTTCTGAGCGCGAGAATGATTCTCGTGATAAATGGAGGCCACGTCATCGGTTGGAAGTTCATGCAGGTGGGTCTGCTTCTTACCGCAGTGCTCCAGGATTTGGTTTGGAGAGGGGACGAGTGGAGAGATCAAATGTGGGTTTTGCAGCAGGACGAGGAAGGCCAAATTCCAATGCTAGCCTACAAATTGGGAGGCCACAACCTGCTTCTGTTATTGGAGCTCTTCCTGTGGATAAAAACATGACCCTCAATGCATATTCCTACCCAAGAGGAAAACTCCTTGACATGTACCGCAAACAAAGGACTGCTTCAAATTTTGACAACCTACCTGATGAGATGGATCATTTATCCACAGTAACACAAAAAGAAATTGTTGTGCCTTTGGCATTTGTTCCTCCTGATGCAGAGGAAGAG GCTGTCCTTGGAGAAATATGGAAAGGGAAAACAATAAGCAGTGAAGTGGTCTACAACTCATTTATGGATGCAA GTGAAGGAAAAGAGTGTTTCTCAGTTAACAGGAAGGATAGTGTTGAACCTGGTGAGAAGGCTGCtgtaaacaataattttgaGGGGAGTCATGCTGAGACATTTTATGTGTCAGATTCACAGATGATTATGAGCAAGG AAATGAATAGTTCAAAAGGTGGACAGAGATGCATGCCACCATCTGATTTAGATGTAACCAATGCTTTGGGGTCAGATAGGGAGATGGGTGGTTCCACAAATTACATGGATGAATTAAAATCTTTTGATAATCGGCAAGTAGCTGATTTGAAAATACAGGACTCTAATGTGAAAGCCAATGGATCATCCCTGAAATTTGGGGGGGGCGAGCTTCCTGAAGACTCAAGTTCTCTGTTTGGTTTTCCGTCACTTCAGCCTACTCTAGGCTGTAACTCGATAAATGTTGAGGGCAATATTCCTGCACATTCACTGGAAAGTGCTATGCCTCCTGAGGATATGAGCCTGTGCTATCTTGATCCTCAAGGGGTTATTCAGGGACCGTATTTGGGGATCGACATAATTTCATGGTTTGAGCAAGGTTATTTTGGTACAGATTTACCTGTTCGATTGGCAAATGCTCCTGATGGGTCGCCTTTCCAAGAACTTGGTGAAGTCATGCCTCACCTAAGAATGAATCGTGGTTTAGCCTCCAGTGTTAGTGCAGTTACCAGAATGCGAGTACCTGATCGTTTTGAAGGGAGCTTGGAAGAGACCATATCTTCTTCTGCTGCTGCTTCTGCTCAGGGATCTGCCATTGGACGTGAGCAGCAGCAATCTTTGTCTCCTTTTGAGACATCTGGTACTAACTTTCATTTAAGAGGGCCTTCTCAAAGTTATAATTCTGAGCACCAATTTTATGAAGATCCAAACATCCATAATTTTGCTGTTGCTCAAGCTGATG AAATCGTTTTTCCGGGAAGGCCTGGAAGTGCTGGTGTTGACCCTTTGAAAGTTTCAGCTGAGATGCAAGATCCTTTGCGTCATCCTGCAAGTCATTTATCCATTgcaaatgaattttcaaaaaccaaTGCACCTCATCGAGGTGATGAGTTGCTCCCAGAGGCTTGGTCTGATGATCATAGAAGAAATGCCGTGTTTGATCCTAACATTCATCTAGGCACTACTGGTGCTAGGCCATTATCTCACAGGGACCAAGAACACAAAGGTTTGGACCTGGTACAGCACTTAATGTCACAAAAGTTGCCGAATGAACCTCttcaagagaaaaataatttctttcatgccCTTCCACATTCGACCGGATTTGGTGTGGAGCACATCCATAGTTTTGATCTGATGCAGAGCAAGAATCTCAACCATCAGCAGTCAGTCCATCATTCAGCTCCGCATATGGAACATGTTTTGGAACTTCAATTTGAACAGCAGCGGCAGTTGGAACTACAACGGCAGCAGCATCAGTTGGAGCTTCAGAGGCAGCAGCAGTTGGAGCATCAGCGGCAGCAACAATTGGAGCATCAGCGGCAGCAGCAATTGGAGCATCAGCGGCAGCAGCAATTGGAGCTTCAGCGGCAGCAGCAATTGGAGCTTCAGCAGCATCAACGTCTGTTGGAGCTTCAGCGGCAGCAGCAGTTGGAACTTCAGCAGCATCAACGGCAGTTGGAACTTCAGCGGCAGCAGGAGCTTCGTCACCACCAAATTGAACTGTTGCAGCAGTTGCAACAACAACATCTACAGCAGCAGAATTCTCAAGCTCAACAGATTCTTCTTGATCAATTGCTTGAGCATCAGATTTCTGATCCTGGCTATGGTCAGGATGTATTTGATGCTGCTAGAGACATCCAACTCGATCAGGTTCAATTACAAAGGCATCTTCTAAGTGAATTGCAGAATAATTCTCAAGCATCAAGGCACCTGGATCCATCACTGGAGCAGATCATCCAAGCAAAGATTAACCAGAGTGCAGTCCAAGGGCAACAGGCTGATTTTTTGGATTTCATGTCGCAAGCAAAGTATGGAAATATGCTTCCTTTGGAGCATCAGCTCCGTCTTCAACGAGAGCAGTTTCAAGTGCAGCAGTTATCTAGGGCGCTGAGCCAACAATTAGGAATGGAGGAGGATAGACAACTTGCTGGTTCTTTGTCTGTAGATGAAGTTGGTCAGTTTGTTAGGAATCCTGGCATTCATCCCCGGGCTCAATCAATGGAGTTGAATGGTTCAGATCTTCACCAGAAGAGGCTTTCATCTTTTGAAGAGCAAATCAGCAATTCTAAAAGGAATCATGCTTTGCGGGAGCAACAGCAGCGAGGAACTTTTGACCCCAGCCATACAGCATTTGCCAGGTCTGTTCATTCTGCTGCTGCTCCTGGGATGAAAGTAGACAATGTAAATTCTCTAGATATTGCTGAACATCTCTACATGCACTCTAACAACCAACCGGGTCCATTTTCTTCTGGTAACCACTCTTTTAGCCAACAAACTTTGGGTGATGTATATGCATCTCGTCCAGATTTAGTCTACCACTCTGGGGAAAATGAGCAGCTAGAAAATAGTTGGGCTGGAAAACAGATGCAACAATTAAATCTTGAAGCAGATTTGCAAAGAAGGGAGTCCGAAGTTGATTCAAGCACTTGGGCATCAGCTGGAGGGATTCATGAAAAGTCTAAGAAAGCTTTAATGGACCTTCTTCACCAAAAACTTGGTATTCAATCGACAAGGTCATCAGAAGGAGATTATCAGTATTCTACTTCATCTTCCAGGGGCAGGGAAAGCTTTTGGCCTGTTTCTGAGCCACAAGCTTCCAATTTTCATGTAAACAACTCATATCTGGAAGGCCCTCAAAATTCCAATTCAGGTGCCTTATTGCAAGATCATTTGTTTGGAGTTGCAGCCAGTGGTGGTGTCAACCAAGTGGTTAACTGTGAACGAATGCCTCATAAATCCAATCCGGGTTCATTTGCTGAAGATCAGTCATTGTTGTTGGGCGCTGAAGATCTGTCTTCTAGTATTTATGCAGATGCTAGCTTAGTGTCAAAATCTGCTGTGGATAAGGAATTGGGCGAACTGGAGGGGAAGGAGAAGAAAAATGGATTGAAAAGCATGATTTCAAGGTCTGGTTCTCTGTCGGGGTCTGAGGACAATATCTTAGAGCAAGTAGAGATGCCTTTGGACTGTGCTGACCTACAAAGTAGAACCCATATCCGTCACAGTTCACTTAGTACCG GTGGGAATGGCAGGTTGTACAGTAATGAAATTGGATTAGAGAAATCTGTAGAAGACCGTCCTAATGAAAG GTTACTGTCTGGAGTGCCGAAAGGGGTTGATAAAGTTGCACAGATTTCATCATCCCAGGATGTATTTTCCGATCAAAACACAGTGCCATTTGTGAAGCAGAAAAGCCTTACAAGTCAGGCAAAGAGGACAGTAGAAACAGAGGCATCGGGCAAGAAAGATGTGAGTATGAGAAGGACCTCATCTTATAATGAGGCTGCAGTGTCTGAAGCATCATTCATGGAGATTCTTAAGAAGCCGGCTCTTCATGGCGCAGAGGTCCCCGTGTATGGCTCTGCTTTTGAGCCACCATCATCTGATGGTGCTTCACAAGCTGGACGAAGTGgcaagaaaaaagggaaaaagggaaGACAAATTGATCCTGCCTTGCTTGGTTTTAAGGTTACAAGCAACCGCATTTTGATGGGTGAGATCCATCGTCTTGACGattaa